From Stigmatopora nigra isolate UIUO_SnigA chromosome 17, RoL_Snig_1.1, whole genome shotgun sequence, a single genomic window includes:
- the ttc33 gene encoding tetratricopeptide repeat protein 33 isoform X1, giving the protein MASFGWKRKAGEKVSKSATQHFEDSSVPKAMDRDDNVGSGPDWQRAVKRRRVALLEDCAAKSQALKEEGAALAQQNRHREAVKKLDEAIQLTPDDPLLYEMKAQVLTISRQVFPAVMAAETAVKLKTVWWEAWQTLGRAQLDLGEVDMARRSFQVAVHLCPWERALREDDLAWAQRLHRQKAAAGEAPGRTPATPHLHGDFDFESDEVLEACEAVARSQASQRGPGPVAVMVDGAAAGGDAAEPSPENLIQMRSF; this is encoded by the exons ATGGCCTCATTTGGGTGGAAGAGGAAAGCTGGCGAGAAGGTGTCCAAATCGGCGACGCAACACTTCGAGGATTCCAGCGTCCCGAAAGCCATGGACCGCGACGACAACGTCGGGAGCGGGCCAGACTGGCAACGGGCCGTCAAACGCCGCCGGGTGGCCTTGCTAGAAGACTGCGCTGCCAAGAGCCAGGCGCTGAAGGAGGAGGGCGCCGCGCTAGCTCAGCAAAACAG GCACCGAGAAGCCGTCAAGAAATTGGACGAGGCCATACAGTTGACCCCAGATGACCCGCTGCTATATGAGATGAAAGCTCAG GTGCTGACGATATCGCGCCAGGTCTTCCCCGCCGTCATGGCGGCCGAGACGGCGGTCAAGCTGAAGACGGTGTGGTGGGAGGCCTGGCAGACGCTGGGCCGTGCCCAGCTGGACTTGGGCGAAGTGGACATG GCACGCAGGTCCTTCCAGGTGGCCGTCCACCTCTGCCCGTGGGAGCGCGCCCTACGGGAGGACGACCTGGCGTGGGCGCAGAGACTTCACCGGCAGAAGGCGGCCGCCGGGGAGGCTCCGGGACGGACCCCGGCTACCCCACATCTCCACGGAGACTTTGACTTTGAGTCGGACGAGGTGCTGGAGGCGTGCGAGGCCGTGGCCAGGAGCCAAGCCAGCCAGCGTGGGCCGGGCCCGGTCGCCGTGATGGTGGATggcgccgccgccggcggcgATGCGGCGGAGCCGTCGCCGGAAAACCTCATTCAGATGAGATCGTTCTGA
- the map1b gene encoding microtubule-associated protein 1B, whose amino-acid sequence MSALQVQSAAAALGRLATPDSGTDFGADSRGESGTESSGAAASPPARHFVDSKYYLLVVLGELVSEGNLKCAVADIEKGIRSWDVNLMDCNLDQELKLFVSRHSARFSADVKGQRILHHKSNVLETVVLINPSDDTVSSEVRLMISDCAGHKLLVLAGQCSESTGELLLQSGSFSFSGFIDIFTDQEIGELLSGVHPENKARLTLSCPDRGHWKNSQLERHSLQDFIQVKLNTPPLLPETEGLSEFAEYLSESAEILTPFELLEPPSSGGFLKLSKPCCYVFPAGGGDSALFAVNGFNMLIDGGSERRSCFWKLVRHLDRLDSVLLTHAGDDNLPGLNGMLRRKAAELEERREEERAGDGAGADGDWAKKMISPDIGVVFANLPEDPVEGRPDDGVRGALREAAATRRLLAKLNLRTEPLHRPAGNAAEPLVLFQKMGVGKLEMYVLHPAKNPKESAPPASHATSIAALMAWHPANPLEKVVRVLFPGNASQRHVFEGLDKLKHLDFLKRPVFTRKSPTDHPHAPPARLQNRTDSKESLRSNPGPSPVKGVRKEPGRERADAREWSGEKTRKSQKKAPPKRDAPKLPVGKESKARPEQMSRKETVAKKTPPLKAKLEKEKEKERIPKKEAKISPEKKKEVKKDTGKKEEAPKRAPKKLDAKKREEKRDVIKKPAKESQNLLQSASVAEAAKAKTAKRQTVQKKDSAKVKVASKAPKVGAAKSAKAHPDAERAVVSSPEDLTKDFEELRAEELPPTEEAQEVEEEEEAVVVAHSEEPERSLTQSPELAREAVVAPEERPEFQDEGAPVEEEEVSDGVDFQEKAETEEVDEPRRAAIGPEDPADGECATAEATAAQSHRESSPVSPVASVGDRALPSDEESTLTSGLAFSSAEVSGLPAPVHKMPTPRDSPCEEMADLASPEFARSALPPSEEWEKNSPSTLAIPVELSSTLAGVGGATTEDPAPEEGTPEGAGSPRSSGHTPYYQSPVEEKGGAVPPVEERGPVIVEVTSDKDQWSNGDTTPEPEEPDGLSPTPEEASLKKEEPESTEPGLFSPEAPSAILESEAPSAPTFKGESKMSISEGSAPETPPEEEEAAAEDVFSHLASASTATSSLPEPTTTGSFPELTTTTDSPSLHAEVGSPHSTEVDDSLSVSVGQTPTAVQGAEITSPSKEDVPRPMSISPDGSPKTKTGARGRDAKSPERPGAWTDFGSPERPSAENGPVETDRGPPSPPEGRSCGAEKPALLGEGGDWAGAASGTPSEASQSSPSVTTPCQMTELPPMGVRADASPVGSPFAQPAPPCPRFGRAASEESHDVGPASPAEGGQSPKAARTSSPEASPTWESHGPGPIWPPPAKAQASPGSGSPSPPSLCFSAEGNLLGSDSFAGENSRRGAQSPGSPEVPPPSPPPDSSERAPADASGTDVSRTDVDLCLVTSCEYRHPKTELSPSFINPSPLEYFLKEGAAAEGEKAPEVGAGGGPPPPGGKATWARPCEETPPTSVSESAPSQTDSDVPPGTEECPSITADANIDSEDDSETLPTDRTVTYRHADPVPAAPRDGPPSAGPREVCMMDPEAVKAEENRAKKKKVGVPAGKTAASKAVVSSPKKSAREGKDAKNASNTSASRGAAGKPAGVPASAPCPPVYLDLVYVPNHCNAKNVDGEFFRRVRSSYYVVSGNDRTSQEPSRLVLDALLEGKSSWEDNMQVTLIPTHDTDVMREWYQETHDRQQELNVMVLASSSTVVMQDESFPACKIEM is encoded by the exons ATGTCCGCCCTGCAGGTGCAGAGCGCAGCAGCCGCGCTGGGCAGGCTGGCCACGCCCGACTCGGGAACCGACTTCGGGGCCGACTCCAGGGGCGAGTCCGGGACCGAGTCGTCGGGGGCTGCGGCTAGCCCCCCCGCGCGACACTTTGTCGACTCCAAATATTACCTGCTGGTGGTCCTGGGCGAGCTGGTGTCGGAGGGGAACCTCAAGTGCGCCGTGGCCGACATCGAAAAGG gcATCCGATCATGGGATGTCAATCTGATGGACTGCAATCTGGATCAGGAACTCAAACTCTTTGTTTCTCGCCACTCGGCACGCTTCTCCGCCGACGTCAAAG GCCAGAGAATTCTTCATCACAAAAGCAACGTCCTGGAGACGGTGGTGCTCATCAACCCTTCCGACGACACGGTCAGCAGCGAG GTCCGACTGATGATCTCGGACTGCGCCGGACACAAGCTCCTGGTCCTGGCGGGCCAATGCAGCGAAAGCACCGGCGAGCTCCTCCTCCAGTCGGGATCCTTTTCTTTCTCCGGATTCATCGACATCTTCACCGACCAAGAG ATCGGCGAGCTGCTGAGCGGCGTCCACCCGGAGAACAAAGCCCGCCTGACGCTCTCCTGCCCCGATCGGGGCCACTGGAAAAACTCCCAGCTGGAGCGCCACAGCCTGCAGGACTTCATCCAGGTCAAGCTGAACACGCCGCCGCTGCTGCCGGAGACGGAGGGCCTGTCGGAGTTCGCCGAGTACCTGTCGGAATCGGCCGAGATCCTCACGCCCTTCGAGCTGCTGGAGCCGCCGTCCTCGGGCGGCTTCCTCAAGCTCTCCAAGCCCTGCTGCTACGTCTTCCCGGCCGGCGGCGGCGACTCGGCCCTCTTTGCCGTCAACGGCTTCAACATGCTGATCGACGGCGGCTCCGAGCGCCGCTCCTGCTTCTGGAAGCTGGTCCGCCACCTGGACCGCCTGGACTCCGTGCTGCTCACCCACGCCGGCGACGACAACCTGCCCGGCCTCAACGGCATGTTGCGGCGCAAGGCGGCCGAGCTGGAGGAGCGCCGGGAGGAGGAGCGCGCCGGCGACGGCGCCGGAGCCGACGGCGACTGGGCCAAGAAGATGATCTCGCCGGACATCGGCGTGGTCTTTGCCAACCTCCCCGAGGACCCGGTAGAGGGCCGGCCCGACGACGGGGTGCGCGGCGCCCTGCGGGAGGCGGCGGCCACCCGCCGCCTGCTGGCCAAGTTGAACCTCCGGACGGAGCCGCTGCACCGTCCCGCCGGGAACGCCGCCGAGCCCCTGGTCCTTTTCCAAAAGATGGGGGTGGGCAAGCTGGAGATGTACGTGCTCCACCCGGCCAAGAACCCCAAAGAGTCCGCGCCGCCCGCCTCCCACGCCACCTCCATCGCGGCGCTGATGGCGTGGCACCCGGCCAACCCGCTGGAGAAGGTGGTGCGCGTTCTCTTCCCGGGAAACGCCAGCCAGCGGCACGTCTTTGAAGGATTGGACAAGCTCAAGCACCTGGACTTCTTGAAGCGGCCCGTCTTCACGCGGAAATCGCCCACCGACCACCCCCACGCGCCTCCCGCCCGCCTTCAAAACCGAACCGACAGCAAAGAGAGCCTGAGATCCAACCCCGGGCCGTCGCCCGTCAAAGGCGTCCGGAAGGAACCCGGACGGGAGAGAGCCGACGCCCGGGAATGGTCTGGCGAAAAGACCCGCAAGAGCCAGAAAAAGGCCCCGCCCAAGAGAGACGCCCCGAAGCTCCCCGTCGGGAAAGAGTCCAAGGCCAGGCCGGAGCAGATGAGCCGCAAGGAAACGGTGGCAAAGAAGACGCCCCCGCTGAAGGCCAAGTTGgaaaaggagaaggagaaggagaggatTCCCAAGAAAGAGGCCAAAATAAGCCCCGAGAAGAAAAAAGAGGTGAAGAAGGACACGGGCAAGAAAGAGGAGGCTCCCAAAAGAGCGCCCAAAAAGTTGGACGCCAAGAAAAGGGAGGAAAAGAGGGACGTCATCAAAAAGCCCGCCAAAGAAAGTCAAAATCTGCTCCAATCCGCTTCCGTCGCCGAAGCCGCCAAAGCCAAAACGGCCAAAAGACAAACGGTCCAAAAGAAGGACTCGGCCAAAGTCAAAGTGGCCTCCAAAGCGCCAAAGGTCGGCGCCGCCAAAAGTGCCAAAGCCCACCCGGACGCCGAGAGGGCCGTCGTGTCTTCCCCGGAAGACCTCACCAAGGACTTTGAGGAACTGCGAGCCGAGGAACTGCCGCCGACGGAAGAGGCgcaggaggtggaggaggaggaggaggccgtGGTCGTGGCCCACTCGGAGGAGCCCGAGAGGAGCCTTACCCAGTCCCCGGAACTCGCCCGGGAAGCCGTCGTCGCTCCGGAAGAGCGGCCCGAGTTTCAAGACGAAGGTGCcccggtggaggaggaggaggtgtccGACGGGGTGGACTTCCAAGAGAAAGCGGAGACCGAGGAGGTGGACGAGCCACGGAGAGCGGCGATCGGACCCGAAGATCCGGCGGACGGAGAGTGCGCAACAGCAGAAGCCACGGCAGCCCAGTCCCACAGAGAGTCGTCCCCCGTCTCTCCCGTCGCGTCCGTCGGGGACCGAGCGCTCCCCTCGGACGAGGAGTCCACGCTCACCTCCGGCCTGGCGTTCTCCTCCGCGGAGGTCTCCGGCCTTCCCGCGCCCGTCCACAAGATGCCAACCCCCAGGGACTCCCCCTGTGAGGAAATGGCCGACTTGGCCTCTCCGGAGTTTGCCCGCTCTGCTCTGCCGCCATCAGAAGAATGGGAGAAGAACTCCCCGTCCACGTTGGCCATCCCCGTGGAACTGTCCAGCACGTTAGCGGGTGTCGGCGGAGCCACGACGGAAGATCCCGCCCCCGAAGAAGGGACGCCGGAAGGGGCCGGCTCGCCCCGGTCCTCCGGCCACACCCCCTACTACCAGTCTCCGGTGGAGGAAAAGGGCGGAGCCGTGCCGCCCGTGGAAGAGCGCGGTCCCGTGATCGTGGAGGTGACCAGTGACAAAGACCAATGGTCCAACGGGGACACTACGCCCGAGCCCGAAGAGCCGGATGGCCTGTCCCCCACGCCGGAGGAGGCCTCCCTGAAAAAGGAGGAGCCGGAATCCACGGAGCCGGGTCTCTTTTCCCCGGAGGCCCCCTCCGCCATCTTGGAATCGGAGGCCCCCTCCGCCCCGACTTTCAAAGGGGAGAGCAAGATGTCCATCTCGGAAGGGAGCGCCCCAGAGACGCCtccggaagaggaggaggcggcggcggaggacGTCTTTTCCCACCTGGCCTCGGCGTCCACGGCCACCAGCTCCCTGCCCGAGCCCACCACCACGGGTTCCTTCCCCGAGTTGACCACCACCACCGACTCCCCGTCCCTCCACGCCGAGGTGGGCTCCCCCCACTCCACGGAAGTGGACGACTCCCTGTCCGTGTCGGTGGGCCAGACCCCCACGGCCGTCCAGGGGGCCGAGATCACATCTCCGTCCAAGGAGGACGTCCCCCGCCCCATGTCCATCTCCCCGGACGGCTCTCCCAAGACCAAGACGGGCGCGCGCGGCCGCGACGCAAAGTCCCCGGAGCGCCCCGGCGCGTGGACGGACTTCGGGTCCCCGGAGCGGCCGTCCGCCGAGAACGGGCCCGTGGAGACGGACCGCGGTCCCCCTTCCCCGCCCGAGGGACGGTCCTGCGGGGCCGAGAAGCCCGCCCTCCTGGGGGAGGGCGGCGACTGGGCCGGCGCCGCTTCCGGCACCCCGTCGGAGGCGTCCCAGTCCAGCCCCTCCGTGACCACCCCCTGCCAAATGACAGAGTTGCCCCCGATGGGCGTGCGGGCCGACGCGTCCCCGGTGGGGAGCCCTTTTGCTCAGCCGGCCCCCCCTTGTCCCCGTTTCGGCCGGGCGGCTTCGGAAGAGAGCCACGACGTCGGCCCCGCTTCGCCCGCGGAAGGCGGCCAAAGCCCGAAAGCGGCCCGGACCAGTTCCCCCGAGGCATCCCCCACCTGGGAGAGTCACGGCCCGGGCCCCATCTGGCCACCGCCGGCCAAAGCCCAGGCATCTCCCGGAAGCGGCTCCCCGTCGCCTCCGTCGTTATGCTTTTCGGCCGAGGGGAACCTTTTGGGGAGCGACTCGTTTGCTGGCGAAAATTCAAGGCGTGGAGCCCAATCTCCCGGGAGCCCCGAGGTCCCTCCCCCGTCACCGCCGCCCGATTCCTCCGAGAGGGCGCCGGCAGACGCGTCCGGGACGGACGTGTCCAGGACGGACGTGGACCTCTGTCTGGTCACGTCGTGCGAATACCGGCACCCCAAGACGGAACTGTCGCCGTCCTTCATCAACCCCAGCCCGCTGGAGTATTTCCTGAAGGAGGGGGCTGCGGCGGAGGGAGAGAAAGCCCCGGAGGTGGGTGCGGGAGGGGGGCCCCCGCCCCCGGGCGGGAAGGCCACTTGGGCCAGGCCGTGCGAGGAGACCCCGCCCACCTCCGTCAGCGAATCGGCCCCCTCCCAGACGGATTCGGACGTGCCCCCGGGGACGGAGGAGTGCCCCTCCATCACGGCGGACGCCAACATCGACTCGGAGGACGACTCGGAGACCCTGCCCACCGACAGGACGGTCACCTACCGGCACGCCGACCCGGTCCCGGCGGCGCCCAGGGACGGCCCCCCCTCGGCGGGGCCCCGCGAGGTCTGCATGATGGACCCGGAAGCCGTGAAGGCCGAGGAGAACCGGGCCAAGAAGAAAAAGGTGGGCGTTCCGGCCGGTAAGACGGCGGCGTCCAAGGCCGTGGTCTCTTCTCCCAAGAAGAGCGCCAGAGAGGGGAAAGACGCCAAGAACGCCAGCAACACCTCGGCCTCTCGGGGGGCCGCCGGGAAGCCGGCCGGCGTCCCGGCGTCGGCCCCCTGCCCTCCCGTCTACTTGGACCTGGTTTACGTCCCCAACCACTGCAACGCCAAGAACGTGGACGGCGAATTCTTCCGGCGGGTGCGCTCGTCCTACTACGTGGTCAGCGGCAACGACCGGACGTCGCAGGAGCCCAGCCGGCTGGTCCTGGACGCTCTGCTGGAAGGGAAGTCCAGCTGGGAAGACAACATGCAG GTGACGCTGATCCCCACCCACGACACTGACGTGATGAGGGAGTGGTACCAGGAGACCCACGACAGGCAACAGGAGCTCAACGTGATGGTCCTGGCCAGCAGCAGCACGGTGGTCATGCAGGACGAGTCCTTCCCGGCGTGCAAGATTGAAATGTAG
- the ttc33 gene encoding tetratricopeptide repeat protein 33 isoform X2 — translation MDRDDNVGSGPDWQRAVKRRRVALLEDCAAKSQALKEEGAALAQQNRHREAVKKLDEAIQLTPDDPLLYEMKAQVLTISRQVFPAVMAAETAVKLKTVWWEAWQTLGRAQLDLGEVDMARRSFQVAVHLCPWERALREDDLAWAQRLHRQKAAAGEAPGRTPATPHLHGDFDFESDEVLEACEAVARSQASQRGPGPVAVMVDGAAAGGDAAEPSPENLIQMRSF, via the exons ATGGACCGCGACGACAACGTCGGGAGCGGGCCAGACTGGCAACGGGCCGTCAAACGCCGCCGGGTGGCCTTGCTAGAAGACTGCGCTGCCAAGAGCCAGGCGCTGAAGGAGGAGGGCGCCGCGCTAGCTCAGCAAAACAG GCACCGAGAAGCCGTCAAGAAATTGGACGAGGCCATACAGTTGACCCCAGATGACCCGCTGCTATATGAGATGAAAGCTCAG GTGCTGACGATATCGCGCCAGGTCTTCCCCGCCGTCATGGCGGCCGAGACGGCGGTCAAGCTGAAGACGGTGTGGTGGGAGGCCTGGCAGACGCTGGGCCGTGCCCAGCTGGACTTGGGCGAAGTGGACATG GCACGCAGGTCCTTCCAGGTGGCCGTCCACCTCTGCCCGTGGGAGCGCGCCCTACGGGAGGACGACCTGGCGTGGGCGCAGAGACTTCACCGGCAGAAGGCGGCCGCCGGGGAGGCTCCGGGACGGACCCCGGCTACCCCACATCTCCACGGAGACTTTGACTTTGAGTCGGACGAGGTGCTGGAGGCGTGCGAGGCCGTGGCCAGGAGCCAAGCCAGCCAGCGTGGGCCGGGCCCGGTCGCCGTGATGGTGGATggcgccgccgccggcggcgATGCGGCGGAGCCGTCGCCGGAAAACCTCATTCAGATGAGATCGTTCTGA